In a single window of the Raphanus sativus cultivar WK10039 chromosome 9, ASM80110v3, whole genome shotgun sequence genome:
- the LOC108825945 gene encoding DNA damage-repair/toleration protein DRT100-like: MNSFHLLIFSVVILFRCLNPTRAANCNPDDEAGLLAFKSGITKDPSGILSSWKNDTSCCSWDGVNCRNNDRVVTLTVNIESVDAGIFLAGTISPSLAKLQHLEGLVFINLKNITGPFPRFLFRLPRLEYVYLENSRLSGPLPVNIGSLSHLDMLTVKGNQFTGPIPKSISNLTRLNYLNLGGNLLTGTIPLGIGNLKLMSNLNLDDNRLSGTIPNIFKPLTKLRVLTLSRNGFSGTLPPSIASLAPVLAFLELSQNNLSGSIPSYLSRFKSLDTLDLSKNRFSGAVPKSLSKLTKIANINLSHNLLTDPFPVMNVKDDILTLDLSYNKFQMKKIPDWITSTSLLYSLKLANCGIKMRLDDWKPTRTDHYVSIDLSENDIRGSPATLFKEEHQLREFRASGNKLRFDMEKLSISKSLETLDLSRNLVFGKVPVTVDGLKRLNLSQNHLCGKLPVTKFPASAFAGNKDCLCGYPLAPCKG, from the coding sequence atGAACTCATTCCATCTCCTTATTTTCTCCGTAGTCATCCTTTTCCGGTGTCTAAATCCCACCAGAGCTGCGAACTGTAATCCCGATGATGAGGCGGGTCTTTTAGCTTTCAAATCAGGTATAACCAAAGACCCTTCAGGAATTTTAAGTTCATGGAAGAATGATACTAGTTGCTGCTCGTGGGACGGTGTTAATTGCCGTAACAACGACCGCGTCGTCACACTCACTGTCAACATAGAGTCCGTTGATGCCGGAATATTTCTCGCCGGCACTATCTCCCCGTCGCTGGCCAAACTCCAGCATTTAGAAGGCCTCGTATTTATTAACCTCAAAAACATTACTGGTCCTTTCCCACGATTTCTTTTCCGGTTACCACGTCTAGAGTATGTTTACCTCGAGAACAGCCGTCTCTCCGGTCCTCTCCCGGTTAACATCGGTTCGCTAAGCCACTTAGATATGTTGACGGTTAAAGGAAACCAATTCACCGGTCCAATACCAAAGTCGATATCAAACTTGACCCGGTTAAATTACCTTAACCTCGGTGGTAATCTCTTAACCGGTACTATACCGTTAGGAATCGGTAATCTCAAGCTCATGTCGAATCTGAACCTCGACGACAACCGTCTCTCTGGAACCATCCCGAACATTTTCAAACCCTTGACTAAGCTACGAGTCCTCACTCTTTCTCGCAACGGCTTCTCTGGTACACTACCTCCATCAATCGCATCCCTCGCTCCGGTTCTTGCGTTTCTTGAACTGAGCCAGAACAATCTCTCTGGTTCCATCCCTAGCTATCTATCAAGATTCAAGTCCCTCGACACGTTGGACCTCTCTAAGAATAGATTCTCAGGAGCAGTTCCAAAGAGCTTGTCCAAGCTGACTAAAATCGCCAACATCAATCTCTCACATAATCTTTTAACCGATCCGTTCCCTGTTATGAACGTGAAAGATGACATCTTGACTCTTGACCTGTCTTACAACAAGTTCCAGATGAAAAAGATTCCGGACTGGATTACCTCGACGTCGCTCCTCTACTCGTTGAAGCTGGCGAACTGTGGAATCAAGATGAGATTAGATGACTGGAAGCCGACAAGGACCGACCACTACGTTTCTATCGATCTCTCAGAGAACGATATCAGAGGCAGCCCCGCGACGCTATTCAAGGAAGAACATCAGCTGCGTGAGTTTCGGGCGTCTGGGAACAAACTCCGGTTCGATATGGAGAAGTTGAGTATCTCCAAGTCGCTTGAGACGCTGGATTTGTCGAGGAATTTAGTGTTTGGGAAGGTGCCCGTGACAGTGGATGGGTTGAAGAGACTAAACTTGAGTCAGAACCATCTTTGCGGAAAACTTCCGGTGACTAAGTTTCCTGCAAGCGCGTTCGCCGGCAATAAGGACTGTCTCTGTGGCTATCCGCTTGCTCCTTGTAAAGGTTAA
- the LOC108824867 gene encoding meiosis-specific protein ASY2-like has translation MASLNKPDPLTPTKYESILELRGVPYEATIDYPNGDTPENVRPGYCGACMCFFRHGLMSFPIPSFLLEILAELKLAFTQITPTFWRYVLATFVRAREEGLEFGLAELKQLYTLKRSSGVTGAFLLSPRAGRSIISDIPGKDFYWTDTFFVFKVDPVTVGDFDFSRIPMKWNENVGFDLDFSSSWDSSTPERIRAAYALPPGVNCVVPVALVEPVRPRKEQKDKGVKRKDPPAELSDANSDSTPLKRYHETPDRRVTRASSQIQSLIVRAMPLSVVRPDRDAQPDSRVSGEVDIKEVAPKVQRRRLILDDESSKDFNVPSSEPPMQDPGEGTSKPINFPADCRRGSPLAFSYDVDAPILENPERLAAIWRKLRSSSCVLPPLEKMRGRDVYVQMAIANAKAMEASNEYAALMEERLANFPSREEVEGHLTLIQQSRSKLSASQASEQERMKQVVDLKVLLTATATENVALEEEKIALEKEKITLEEEKVALGKEKVAMEADLESLKAKFRREAELRERVARRERRAACRLVAKGYDAALDKARETIQWKKAESAAEMLLQEVCAKIEALAKYLEGGFEYGLVAVSDDSLRGLDLPQISDDSVNLGG, from the exons ATGGCGTCTCTAAACAAACCGGATCCGCTTACCCCAACCAAATACGAATCCATCCTGGAGCTTCGGGGTGTTCCGTACGAGGCTACCATTGATTATCCAAATGGCGATACTCCGGAGAACGTGAGACCGGGATATTGCGGAGCCTGCATGTGCTTTTTTCGCCACGGCCTTATGTCATTTCCTATCCCTTCGTTCCTCCTCGAGATTCTAGCGGAGTTGAAGCTGGCTTTCACCCAGATTACTCCGACCTTCTGGCGTTACGTCTTGGCGACGTTCGTTCGGGCCAGAGAGGAAGGGTTAGAGTTTGGTTTGGCTGAGTTAAAGCAGCTTTACACTCTCAAGCGAAGTAGCGGCGTCACTGGAGCGTTTCTTCTTTCTCCGCGTGCAGGTCGCTCGATTATTAGCGACATCCCTGGGAAAGACTTTTATTGGACGGACACGTTTTTTGTCTTCAAGGTCGATCCAGTGACGGTTGGGGATTTTGACTTTTCTCGGATTCCGATGAAATGGAACGAGAACGTAG GTTTTGATCTTGATTTTTCTTCAAG TTGGGACAGTTCTACTCCAGAAAGGATTCGAGCTGCTTATGCTTTGCCCCCCGGCGTGAATTGTGTTGTTCCCGTCGCGCTTGTGGAACCGGTTCGTCCTCGGAAAGAGCAGAAAGATAAAG GGGTGAAAAGGAAAGACCCTCCTGCGGAGCTTTCAGATGCCAATTCTGACTCCACACCTTTGAAACGATATCACGAGACTCCGGACAGACGGGTGACTAGAGCAAGCTCTCAGATTCAGTCTCTGATTGTCCGGGCTATGCCGCTTTCAGTGGTTCGTCCAGATCGTGATGCTCAACCGGATTCTCGAGTATCGGGCGAGGTGGACATCAAGGAAGTCGCTCCCAAGGTTCAGCGACGTCGTCTGATCTTGGACGATGAGTCTTCTAAAGATTTTAACGTTCCAAGCTCGGAACCTCCGATGCAAGATCCCGGAGAAGGTACTTCTAAGCCGATCAACTTTCCTGCAGACTGTCGAAGGGGTTCTCCGCTGGCGTTCTCATACGACGTCGATGCTCCGATTTTGGAGAATCCTGAACGACTCGCTGCCATCTGGCGGAAGCTGCGAAGTTCTTCGTGCGTGCTTCCTCCCTTGGAGAAAATGCGAGGTCGTGATGTCTATGTTCAGATGGCGATTGCAAATGCCAAG GCTATGGAGGCTAGCAATGAGTACGCTGCTTTGATGGAGGAACGGTTGGCGAACTTCCCCTCTCGAGAGGAGGTCGAAGGTCATCTTACTTTGATCCAACAGTCGCGATCAAAGTTAAGTGCGTCGCAGGCGAGTGAGCAGGAGCGAATGAAGCAAGTCGTCGACTTGAAGGTGCTTTTGACGGCTACAGCGACGGAGAATGTTGCGCTTGAGGAGGAGAAAATCGCGCTTGAGAAGGAGAAGATCACACTAGAGGAGGAGAAAGTTGCGCTAGGGAAAGAGAAGGTCGCGATGGAGGCGGACCTTGAATCTTTGAAGGCGAAGTTCAGAAGAGAGGCTGAGCTGCGAGAAAGAGTGGCTCGGAGGGAGAGGCGAGCTGCTTGTCGGTTGGTAGCCAAGGGTTACGATGCTGCCCTCGATAAGGCTAGGGAGACTATCCAATGGAAGAAGGCGGAAAGCGCCGCGGAGATGCTCCTACAGGAAGTTTGTGCAAAGATCGAGGCTTTGGCCAAATACTTGGAGGGCGGGTTCGAGTATGGCCTCGTGGCAGTGTCGGACGACTCTCTTAGGGGTCTCGACCTTCCTCAAATTTCTGATGACTCTGTCAACCTAGGGGGTTGA